One Salvelinus sp. IW2-2015 linkage group LG4q.2, ASM291031v2, whole genome shotgun sequence DNA window includes the following coding sequences:
- the ctsba gene encoding cathepsin B, which produces MWRVIFLALVSGLSISWARPRLPPLSHQMVDYINKVNTTWKAGHNFHNVDYSYVKRLCGTLLKGPKLPAMVQYAGDVELPDTFDPRQQWPNCPTLKEIRDQGSCGSCWAFGAAEAISDRVCIHSNAKVSVEISSEDLLSCCDSCGMGCNGGYPSAAWDFWTTEGLVTGGLYDSHVGCRPYSIPPCEHHVNGTRTPCTGEEGDTPQCSNQCETGYTPGYKQDKHFGKNSYTLPSEEQQIMTELLKNGPVEGAFTVYEDFLLYKSGVYQHVSGSAVGGHAIKVLGWGEEGGTPYWLAANSWNTDWGENGFFKILRGKDHCGIESEMVAGVPL; this is translated from the exons ATGTGGCGTGTGATATTTTTGGCGCTGGTGTCTGGGCTGTCAATCAGCTGGGCCCGGCCCCGCCTACCTCCACTCTCCCACCAGATGGTGGACTACATCAACAAGGTCAACACTACATGGAAGGCTGGTCACAACTTCCATAATGTGGACTACAGCTACGTTAAGAGACTGTGTGGAACCCTGCTTAAAGGACCCAAACTGCCCGCCAT GGTGCAGTATGCAGGGGATGTGGAGCTGCCTGACACCTTTGACCCCAGACAGCAGTGGCCCAACTGCCCCACTCTGAAGGAGATCCGAGACCAGGGCTCCTGTGGCAGCTGCTGG GCGTTTGGTGCTGCGGAGGCCATCTCAGACCGTGTGTGTATCCATAGCAACGCCAAGGTCAGCGTGGAGATCTCCTCTGAAGACCTGCTCAGCTGCTGTGACAGCTGTGGCATGGG TTGTAATGGTGGTTATCCCTCTGCTGCGTGGGACTTCTGGACTACAGAGGGGCTGGTCACTGGAGGACTCTACGACTCTCACGTTG GTTGCAGGCCCTACTCCATCCCTCCCTGTGAGCACCATGTTAACGGCACACGAACCCCCTGTACAGGAGAGGAGGGTGACACCCCACAATGTTCCAACCAGTGTGAGACTGGATACACACCTGGCTACAAGCAGGACAAACACTTTG GTAAGAACTCGTACACTTTGCCCTCTGAAGAGCAGCAGATCATGACTGAGCTCCTGAAGAACGGACCTGTGGAAGGAGCCTTCACTGTCTACGAAGACTTCCTGCTCTACAAGTCTG GTGTGTACCAGCATGTCTCTGGCAGTGCAGTAGGAGGCCATGCCATTAAGGTCCTtggctggggagaggaggggggaactCCTTACTGGCTGGCTGCTAACTCCTGGAACACTGACTGGGGAGAGAATG GTTTCTTTAAGATCCTGAGAGGTAAGGACCACTGTGGCATCGAGTCTGAGATGGTGGCTGGTGTCCCTTTGTAA